The Burkholderia pyrrocinia genome has a segment encoding these proteins:
- a CDS encoding response regulator yields the protein MKLLLVEDNAELAHWIVNLLRGEDFAVDSVGDGERADTVLKTERYDAVLLDMRLPGISGKEVLARLRRRNDNVPVLMLTAHGSVDDKVDCFGAGADDYVVKPFESRELVARIRALIRRQAGVGTTQLVCGDLVYAFGTREFRCGEAVLALRRREHAILETLMLQQNKTVSKARLMDSVFALDDEPSADAIDIYIHRLRKHLAGSTAEIITLRGLGYILRAKSAQD from the coding sequence ATGAAACTCCTGCTGGTCGAAGACAACGCCGAACTCGCGCACTGGATCGTGAACCTGCTGCGCGGCGAGGATTTCGCGGTCGACAGCGTCGGCGACGGCGAACGCGCGGACACGGTGCTGAAGACCGAACGCTACGACGCGGTGCTGCTCGACATGCGGCTGCCCGGCATCAGCGGCAAGGAAGTGCTCGCGCGGTTGCGGCGCCGCAACGACAACGTGCCGGTGCTGATGCTGACCGCGCACGGCTCGGTCGACGACAAGGTCGACTGCTTCGGCGCGGGCGCCGACGATTACGTCGTGAAGCCGTTCGAGTCGCGCGAGCTGGTTGCGCGGATTCGCGCGCTGATCCGCCGGCAGGCCGGCGTCGGCACGACGCAGCTCGTGTGCGGCGATCTCGTCTATGCATTCGGCACGCGCGAATTCCGCTGCGGCGAAGCGGTGCTCGCGCTGCGACGCCGCGAGCACGCGATCCTCGAAACGCTGATGCTGCAGCAGAACAAGACGGTGTCGAAGGCGCGGCTGATGGACAGCGTGTTCGCGCTCGACGACGAACCGAGCGCCGACGCGATCGACATCTATATCCACCGGCTGCGCAAGCATCTCGCGGGCAGCACGGCCGAGATCATCACGCTGCGCGGGCTCGGTTACATCCTGCGTGCGAAGAGCGCGCAGGACTGA
- a CDS encoding sensor histidine kinase: MAHSLRGRLLWWLLLPLAVFVLIAGAMSYDTARTTAGLVQDSALVASARTIGEDVEWRNGLPVADVPPAALEIFESPSRDSVFYKVIDGHDRLLAGTPTLDVPARHGIEPTLYDTALDGVPLRAAAYDRQLYNEGQIETVTVVVAKTVRSRKAMVDTIWRPQLVRLSLMLMLAVVLVYLGLTFELRPLMKLKDDVADRGPMELEPIRPERLQHELRPIVDAINQCIARLNTHTATQRRFIADAAHQLRTPIAVLDTQIQYAQRRGHDDAELASVLDSMQRSSRKMADVTDKLLLLAHAETTPSTLLTHRVDLAAVVSSVLEETIVLAQRRDIDLGADLGERLDVAGSDSLLTALVMNLVDNAVRYTQPGGCVTVAARRDGDAIVLDVVDNGPGIPAEARPHVFKRFYRVSADTEGSGLGLAIVREIAQAHGGSASLAPGPGNRGIVVTVRLPAYD; the protein is encoded by the coding sequence ATGGCGCACAGCCTGCGCGGGCGGCTGCTGTGGTGGCTGCTGCTGCCGCTCGCGGTGTTCGTGCTGATCGCCGGTGCGATGTCGTACGACACCGCGCGGACCACGGCCGGGCTCGTGCAGGACAGCGCGCTCGTCGCGTCCGCGCGGACGATCGGCGAGGACGTCGAATGGCGCAACGGGCTGCCGGTCGCCGACGTGCCGCCGGCTGCGCTGGAGATCTTCGAATCGCCGTCGCGCGACTCGGTGTTCTACAAGGTGATCGACGGCCACGACCGTCTGCTCGCCGGCACGCCAACGCTCGACGTGCCCGCGCGGCACGGCATCGAGCCGACGCTGTACGACACGGCGCTCGACGGCGTGCCGCTGCGCGCGGCGGCCTACGATCGCCAGCTTTACAACGAGGGGCAGATCGAGACGGTCACGGTCGTCGTCGCGAAGACGGTGCGCTCGCGCAAAGCGATGGTCGACACGATCTGGCGGCCGCAGCTCGTGCGCCTGTCGCTGATGCTGATGCTCGCGGTGGTGCTCGTCTACCTCGGCCTCACCTTCGAGTTGCGCCCGCTGATGAAGCTGAAGGACGATGTCGCCGACCGCGGGCCGATGGAGCTGGAGCCGATCCGCCCCGAGCGGCTGCAGCACGAGCTGCGGCCGATCGTCGACGCGATCAACCAGTGCATCGCGCGGCTCAATACGCATACGGCCACGCAGCGCCGCTTCATCGCGGACGCCGCGCACCAGCTGCGCACGCCGATCGCGGTGCTCGACACGCAGATCCAGTACGCGCAGCGGCGCGGGCACGACGATGCGGAACTCGCATCGGTGCTCGACAGCATGCAGCGCAGCAGCCGCAAGATGGCCGACGTGACCGACAAGCTGCTGCTGCTCGCGCATGCGGAAACGACGCCGTCGACGCTGCTGACCCATCGCGTCGATCTCGCGGCCGTGGTGTCGAGCGTGCTGGAGGAGACGATCGTGCTCGCGCAGCGGCGCGATATCGACCTCGGCGCCGATCTCGGCGAGCGGCTCGACGTCGCGGGCAGCGACAGCCTGCTGACCGCGCTGGTGATGAACCTCGTCGACAACGCGGTGCGCTACACGCAGCCGGGCGGCTGCGTGACGGTCGCCGCGCGGCGCGACGGCGACGCGATCGTGCTCGACGTGGTCGACAACGGCCCCGGCATTCCGGCCGAGGCGCGGCCGCACGTGTTCAAGCGGTTCTACCGCGTGTCGGCCGACACCGAAGGCTCGGGCCTTGGCCTCGCGATCGTCCGCGAGATCGCGCAGGCGCACGGCGGCAGTGCGTCGCTCGCGCCGGGGCCCGGCAATCGCGGTATTGTCGTAACCGTGCGGCTGCCCGCTTACGATTGA
- a CDS encoding ABC transporter permease: MTDMTLPPTAIPATTLEDDERAAQRRLRRRRNLIVTLRIAVLVIVLGGWELAARFKWIDPFFFSMPSLIFAQIQDWFVNGTSQGPLLTQVWVTLEETGIGFIIGSVAGVICGIVLGRNKLMADVFGLYIQIANSIPRVVLGSIFVIALGLGMASKIALAVVMVFFVVFGNAFQGVREADRYLIANAQILGASRRQITTAVVIPSALSWILASLHVSFGFALVGAVVGEFLGSKQGIGLLISTAQGAFNASGVFAAMIVLAVVALAADYLLTWLEKRLLKWRPAAF, encoded by the coding sequence ATGACCGACATGACGCTTCCCCCCACCGCCATTCCGGCGACGACGCTCGAGGACGACGAGCGCGCCGCGCAACGCCGGCTACGCCGCCGGCGCAACCTGATCGTCACGCTGCGGATCGCCGTGCTCGTGATCGTGCTGGGCGGGTGGGAACTCGCCGCACGGTTCAAGTGGATCGATCCGTTCTTCTTCTCGATGCCGTCGCTGATCTTCGCGCAGATCCAGGACTGGTTCGTGAACGGCACGTCGCAGGGCCCGCTGCTCACGCAGGTATGGGTCACGCTCGAGGAAACCGGGATCGGCTTCATCATCGGCTCGGTTGCCGGCGTGATCTGCGGGATCGTGCTCGGCCGCAACAAGCTGATGGCCGACGTGTTCGGCCTCTACATCCAGATCGCGAACTCGATTCCGCGCGTCGTGCTCGGCTCGATCTTCGTGATCGCGCTCGGCCTCGGGATGGCGTCGAAGATCGCGCTGGCCGTCGTGATGGTGTTCTTCGTCGTGTTCGGCAACGCGTTCCAGGGTGTGCGCGAAGCGGACCGCTACCTGATCGCGAATGCGCAGATCCTCGGCGCGTCGCGCCGGCAGATCACCACGGCGGTCGTGATCCCGTCCGCGCTGAGCTGGATTCTCGCGAGCCTGCACGTGAGCTTCGGCTTCGCGCTGGTCGGTGCGGTCGTCGGCGAATTCCTGGGTTCCAAGCAAGGCATCGGCCTGCTAATCTCCACCGCCCAGGGCGCGTTCAACGCGAGCGGCGTGTTCGCGGCGATGATCGTGCTGGCCGTGGTCGCGCTGGCCGCCGACTACCTGCTGACCTGGCTCGAGAAGCGGCTCTTGAAGTGGCGCCCCGCCGCGTTCTGA
- a CDS encoding ABC transporter ATP-binding protein has product MNQAVSPSTPAIEFRNVSCRFISPEGKATVALRDFSMSVARGEFIAIVGPTGCGKSTTLNLITGLLKPVSGEVRVMGRPVDGIDPRIGFVFQADAVFPWRNVIDNVAAGPLFRGRSKDVAYAQAEEWIRKVGLDKFAKHYPHQLSGGMRKRVALAQTFINQPEILLMDEPFSALDMQTRTLMQDELLQLWSANKGSVVFVTHDLEEAIALADRVFVLTARPATLKRVYEIDLPRPRVTSEIRYDTRFIEISKDIWHDLREEVQIG; this is encoded by the coding sequence ATGAATCAGGCAGTCTCCCCGAGCACACCGGCGATCGAGTTTCGCAACGTGTCGTGCCGCTTCATTTCGCCGGAAGGCAAGGCCACCGTCGCGCTGCGCGACTTCAGCATGAGCGTCGCGCGCGGCGAGTTCATCGCGATCGTCGGGCCGACCGGCTGCGGCAAGTCGACGACGCTCAACCTGATCACCGGGCTGCTCAAGCCCGTGTCGGGCGAAGTGCGCGTGATGGGCCGCCCGGTCGACGGGATCGATCCGCGCATCGGCTTCGTGTTCCAGGCCGACGCCGTGTTCCCGTGGCGCAACGTGATCGACAACGTCGCGGCGGGCCCGCTGTTCCGCGGCCGCTCGAAGGACGTCGCGTATGCGCAGGCCGAGGAATGGATCCGCAAGGTCGGCCTCGACAAGTTCGCGAAGCACTACCCGCACCAGCTTTCCGGCGGGATGCGCAAGCGCGTCGCGCTCGCGCAGACCTTCATCAACCAGCCGGAAATCCTGCTGATGGACGAGCCGTTCTCCGCACTCGACATGCAGACGCGCACGCTGATGCAGGACGAGCTGCTGCAGCTCTGGTCGGCGAACAAGGGTTCGGTCGTGTTCGTCACGCACGACCTCGAAGAAGCGATCGCACTCGCCGACCGTGTGTTCGTGCTGACCGCGCGCCCCGCGACGCTCAAGCGCGTGTACGAGATCGACCTGCCGCGCCCGCGCGTCACGTCGGAGATTCGCTACGACACGCGCTTCATCGAAATTTCCAAGGACATCTGGCACGACCTGCGCGAAGAAGTGCAGATCGGCTGA
- a CDS encoding ABC transporter substrate-binding protein: protein MRPILRTLAVAASLSCALAAAPAFADDGGKITIMVGGIAKLIYLPARLTQELGNFKAEGLDVELLSQPAGVDAENELLAGAVQGVVGFYDHTIDLQSKGKDVKAIAVFGQVPGEVEMVSTKAAPTFKSMADAKGKTLGVTGLGSSTSFLTQYLALAHGVPSTQYTMLPVGADASFIAAIKQGRIDAGMTTEPTVSALEKMGDAKVLVDLRTLDGTRAALGGTYPAASLYVQSAWADSHKEQATKLAHAFAKTMQFIHTHSAEDIAAKMPADYQKDKALYVSALKASLPMFTADAKMPADGPATVLKVLSAFNPSVKGKHIDLARTYTNDFVNAK, encoded by the coding sequence ATGCGACCCATCCTGCGCACCCTCGCCGTTGCAGCCAGCCTGAGCTGCGCGCTTGCCGCTGCCCCCGCTTTTGCCGACGACGGCGGCAAAATCACGATCATGGTCGGCGGGATCGCGAAGCTGATCTACCTGCCTGCACGCCTCACGCAGGAACTCGGCAACTTCAAGGCCGAAGGCCTCGACGTCGAGCTGCTGTCGCAGCCGGCCGGCGTCGACGCCGAGAACGAGCTGCTCGCGGGCGCCGTGCAGGGCGTCGTCGGCTTCTACGACCACACGATCGACCTGCAGAGCAAGGGCAAGGACGTCAAGGCGATCGCCGTGTTCGGCCAGGTGCCGGGTGAAGTCGAGATGGTGTCGACCAAGGCCGCGCCGACCTTCAAGTCGATGGCCGACGCGAAGGGCAAGACGCTCGGCGTGACCGGCCTCGGCTCGTCGACGAGCTTCCTCACGCAATACCTCGCGCTCGCGCACGGCGTGCCGTCGACGCAGTACACGATGCTGCCGGTCGGCGCCGACGCGAGCTTCATCGCCGCGATCAAGCAGGGCCGCATCGACGCCGGGATGACGACCGAACCGACGGTGTCCGCGCTCGAGAAGATGGGCGACGCGAAGGTGCTGGTCGACCTGCGCACGCTCGACGGCACGCGCGCGGCGCTCGGCGGCACCTACCCGGCCGCGAGCCTGTACGTGCAGTCGGCGTGGGCGGATTCGCACAAGGAGCAGGCGACCAAGCTCGCGCACGCGTTCGCGAAGACGATGCAGTTCATCCACACGCACAGCGCCGAGGACATCGCCGCGAAGATGCCGGCCGACTACCAGAAGGACAAGGCGTTGTACGTGAGCGCGCTGAAGGCGTCGCTGCCGATGTTCACCGCCGACGCGAAGATGCCGGCCGACGGCCCGGCGACCGTGCTGAAGGTGCTGTCGGCGTTCAACCCGTCGGTGAAGGGCAAGCACATCGACCTGGCGCGCACCTACACGAACGATTTCGTGAACGCGAAGTAA
- the fliR gene encoding flagellar biosynthetic protein FliR produces the protein MFSVTYAQLNGWLTAFLWPFVRMLALVATAPVVGHAAVPVRVKIGLAAFMALVVAPTLGAMPDVTVFSAQGIWIVVTQFLIGVAMGFTMQLVFAAVEAAGDFIGLSMGLGFATFFDPHTSGATPVMGRFLNAVAMLAFLAVDGHLQVFAALAASFQSLPVSADLLHAPGWRTLAAFGATVFEMGLLLALPVVAALLIANLALGILNRAAPQIGVFQVGFPVTMLVGLLLVQLMVPNLVPFVSHLFDMGLDATGRVLLGWR, from the coding sequence ATGTTCTCGGTTACCTACGCGCAACTCAACGGCTGGCTCACCGCTTTCCTGTGGCCGTTCGTGCGGATGCTCGCGCTCGTCGCGACGGCGCCCGTCGTCGGTCACGCGGCAGTGCCCGTGCGCGTGAAGATCGGCCTCGCCGCGTTCATGGCGCTGGTCGTCGCGCCGACGCTCGGTGCGATGCCGGATGTCACCGTGTTCTCCGCGCAGGGCATCTGGATCGTCGTCACGCAGTTCCTGATCGGCGTCGCGATGGGCTTCACGATGCAGCTCGTGTTCGCGGCCGTCGAGGCGGCCGGCGATTTCATCGGGCTGTCGATGGGCCTCGGCTTCGCGACCTTCTTCGATCCGCATACGAGCGGCGCGACGCCCGTGATGGGGCGCTTCCTGAACGCGGTCGCGATGCTGGCATTCCTCGCGGTGGACGGCCACCTGCAGGTGTTCGCCGCGCTCGCCGCGTCGTTCCAGTCGCTGCCGGTGTCGGCCGACCTGCTGCACGCGCCAGGCTGGCGCACGCTCGCCGCATTCGGCGCGACCGTGTTCGAGATGGGGCTGCTGCTCGCGCTGCCGGTGGTCGCAGCGCTCTTGATCGCGAACCTCGCGCTCGGCATCCTGAACCGCGCGGCGCCGCAGATCGGCGTGTTCCAGGTCGGTTTTCCCGTCACGATGCTGGTCGGGCTGCTGCTCGTGCAGCTGATGGTGCCGAACCTCGTGCCGTTCGTGTCGCACCTGTTCGACATGGGGCTGGATGCGACGGGGCGGGTGCTGTTGGGCTGGCGCTGA
- the fliQ gene encoding flagellar biosynthesis protein FliQ — translation MTPEQVMTLAHHAMMVGLLLAAPLLLVALAVGLVVSLFQAATQINEATLSFIPKLLAVAATLVIAGPWMLTTMLDYLRQTLLHVATLGVG, via the coding sequence ATGACGCCCGAACAAGTGATGACCCTCGCGCACCACGCGATGATGGTCGGCCTGCTGCTCGCCGCCCCGCTGCTGCTGGTCGCGCTCGCGGTCGGCCTGGTCGTGAGCCTGTTCCAGGCCGCGACTCAGATCAACGAGGCGACGCTGTCGTTCATCCCGAAGCTGCTCGCGGTCGCCGCGACGCTCGTGATCGCCGGCCCGTGGATGCTGACGACGATGCTCGACTACCTGCGGCAGACGCTGCTGCACGTCGCGACGCTCGGCGTCGGCTGA
- the fliP gene encoding flagellar type III secretion system pore protein FliP (The bacterial flagellar biogenesis protein FliP forms a type III secretion system (T3SS)-type pore required for flagellar assembly.) — protein MKHEFLRRAARFAPVLILCLAPALACAQANGLPAFNASPGPHGGTTYSLSVQTMLLLTMLSFLPAMVLMMTSFTRIIIVLSLLRQALGTATTPPNQVLVGLAMFLTFFVMSPVLDRAYNDGYKPFSDGTMPMEQAVQRGIAPFKTFMLKQTRETDLALFAKISKAAPMQGPEDVPLSLLVPAFVTSELKTGFQIGFTVFIPFLIIDMVVASVLMSMGMMMVSPSTVSLPFKLMLFVLVDGWQLLIGSLAQSFT, from the coding sequence ATGAAACACGAATTCCTGCGTCGCGCGGCGCGCTTCGCGCCCGTGTTGATCCTTTGCCTCGCCCCCGCGCTCGCGTGCGCGCAGGCGAACGGCCTGCCCGCGTTCAACGCGAGCCCGGGCCCGCACGGCGGCACCACCTATTCGCTGAGCGTGCAGACGATGCTGCTGCTCACGATGCTGTCGTTCCTGCCGGCGATGGTGCTGATGATGACGAGCTTCACGCGCATCATCATCGTGCTGTCGCTGCTGCGCCAGGCGCTCGGCACCGCGACGACGCCGCCGAACCAGGTGCTCGTCGGCCTCGCGATGTTCCTTACCTTCTTCGTGATGTCGCCGGTGCTCGACCGGGCGTACAACGACGGCTACAAGCCGTTCTCCGACGGCACGATGCCGATGGAGCAGGCCGTGCAGCGCGGCATCGCGCCGTTCAAGACCTTCATGCTGAAGCAGACCCGCGAGACCGATCTCGCGCTGTTCGCGAAGATCTCGAAGGCCGCGCCGATGCAGGGCCCCGAGGACGTGCCGCTGTCGCTGCTCGTGCCCGCGTTCGTCACGAGCGAGCTGAAGACGGGTTTCCAGATCGGCTTCACGGTCTTCATCCCGTTCCTGATCATCGACATGGTCGTCGCGAGCGTGCTGATGTCGATGGGGATGATGATGGTGTCGCCGTCCACCGTGTCGCTGCCGTTCAAGCTGATGCTGTTCGTGCTGGTCGACGGCTGGCAGCTGCTGATCGGCTCGCTCGCGCAGAGCTTCACGTAA
- the fliO gene encoding flagellar biosynthetic protein FliO yields the protein MSVVQPGRRVCSAVAAVLAVAATFACAPAGAADMNAVNHAGSIASSVMVGSAAPSLGIGAVLQTLVGLGVVIGLVFACAWLARRFGFQPARRGGPLKVVSSVGLGAKESATIVEIGDTWLVLGVAPGNVRLLHTLPAGPAAATATATSGSADAPAGAAPSEVGLPGTFGSRFRDALAGEAAKRLGRGKDR from the coding sequence GTGAGCGTCGTGCAGCCCGGCCGCCGCGTGTGCAGCGCTGTCGCGGCGGTGCTTGCCGTCGCGGCAACGTTCGCCTGCGCACCGGCCGGCGCCGCCGACATGAACGCGGTGAACCACGCCGGTTCGATCGCGTCGAGCGTGATGGTCGGCTCGGCCGCGCCGTCGCTCGGCATCGGCGCGGTGCTGCAGACGCTTGTCGGGCTCGGGGTCGTGATCGGTCTCGTGTTCGCGTGCGCGTGGCTCGCGCGCCGCTTCGGCTTCCAGCCGGCGCGGCGCGGCGGCCCGCTGAAGGTCGTGTCGAGCGTCGGGCTCGGTGCGAAGGAAAGCGCGACGATCGTCGAGATCGGCGACACCTGGCTCGTGCTCGGCGTCGCGCCGGGCAATGTGCGGCTGCTGCATACGCTGCCGGCCGGCCCGGCGGCGGCCACCGCCACCGCGACATCGGGTTCGGCCGACGCGCCTGCCGGCGCCGCCCCGTCCGAAGTCGGCCTGCCCGGCACGTTCGGCTCGCGGTTTCGCGACGCGCTCGCGGGCGAAGCCGCGAAGCGGCTCGGTCGCGGCAAGGACCGCTGA
- the fliN gene encoding flagellar motor switch protein FliN — MSELNQTPEDDVQAMADAALAASAADAQAAPAAAEEDPGMDDWAAALAEQNHQPVPPGATGAGVFQPLSKAAASSTHNDIEMILDIPVKMTVELGRTKIAIRNLLQLAQGSVVELDGMAGEPMDVLVNGCLIAQGEVVVVNDKFGIRLTDIITPAERIRKLNR, encoded by the coding sequence ATGAGTGAGCTGAACCAGACGCCCGAGGACGACGTGCAGGCGATGGCCGATGCGGCCCTCGCGGCATCGGCCGCCGACGCGCAGGCGGCACCGGCCGCGGCGGAAGAAGATCCTGGCATGGACGACTGGGCCGCCGCGCTCGCCGAGCAGAACCATCAGCCGGTGCCGCCGGGCGCGACCGGCGCCGGCGTGTTCCAGCCGCTGTCGAAGGCTGCGGCGAGCTCGACGCACAACGACATCGAGATGATCCTCGACATCCCGGTGAAGATGACCGTGGAGCTCGGCCGCACGAAGATCGCGATCCGCAACCTGCTGCAGCTCGCGCAGGGCTCGGTGGTCGAGCTGGACGGCATGGCCGGCGAGCCGATGGACGTGCTCGTGAACGGCTGCCTGATCGCGCAGGGCGAGGTCGTGGTCGTCAACGACAAGTTCGGCATCCGCCTGACCGACATCATCACGCCGGCAGAACGCATCCGGAAGCTGAACCGGTGA
- the fliM gene encoding flagellar motor switch protein FliM: MGHQEFMSQEEVDALLKGVTGETDSVDEQRDTSGVRPYNIATQERIVRGRMPGLEIINDRFARLLRIGIFNFMRRTAEISVSQVKVQKYSEFTRNLPIPTNLNLVHVKPLRGTSLFVFDPNLVFFVVDNLFGGDGRFHTRVEGRDFTATEQRIIGKLLNLVFEHYTTAWKSVRPLQFEFVRSEMHTQFANVATPNEIVIVTQFSIEFGPTGGTLHICMPYSMVEPIRDVLASPIQGEALEVDRRWVRVLSQQVQSAEVELSANLAEIPSTFEKILNLRAGDVLPLEIADTITAKVDGVPVMECGYGIFNGQYALRVQKMISAGDTMKEGGYE; encoded by the coding sequence ATGGGCCACCAGGAGTTCATGTCCCAGGAGGAGGTCGATGCCCTCCTCAAGGGCGTCACGGGCGAAACCGATTCAGTCGACGAGCAGCGCGACACATCGGGCGTCCGCCCCTACAACATCGCGACGCAGGAGCGGATCGTCCGCGGCCGGATGCCCGGCCTCGAGATCATCAACGACCGCTTTGCGCGCCTGCTGCGGATCGGCATCTTCAACTTCATGCGGCGCACGGCGGAAATCTCCGTGAGCCAGGTGAAGGTGCAGAAGTACAGCGAATTCACCCGCAACCTGCCGATCCCGACGAACCTGAACCTCGTGCACGTGAAGCCGCTGCGCGGCACGTCGCTGTTCGTGTTCGACCCGAACCTCGTGTTCTTCGTCGTCGACAACCTGTTCGGCGGCGACGGGCGCTTTCACACACGCGTCGAAGGCCGCGATTTCACGGCCACCGAGCAGCGGATCATCGGCAAGCTGCTGAACCTCGTGTTCGAGCACTACACGACCGCATGGAAGAGCGTGCGGCCGCTGCAGTTCGAATTCGTGCGCTCGGAGATGCACACGCAGTTCGCGAACGTCGCGACGCCGAACGAGATCGTGATCGTCACGCAGTTCTCGATCGAGTTCGGGCCGACGGGCGGCACGCTGCACATCTGCATGCCGTACTCGATGGTCGAGCCGATCCGCGACGTGCTCGCGTCGCCGATCCAGGGCGAGGCGCTCGAAGTCGACCGCCGCTGGGTGCGCGTGCTGTCGCAGCAGGTGCAGTCCGCCGAGGTCGAGCTGAGCGCGAATCTCGCCGAGATCCCGTCGACGTTCGAGAAGATCCTGAACCTGCGCGCGGGCGACGTGCTGCCGCTCGAGATCGCCGACACGATCACCGCGAAGGTCGATGGCGTGCCGGTGATGGAGTGCGGCTACGGAATTTTCAATGGTCAATATGCGTTGCGCGTGCAGAAGATGATCAGCGCGGGCGATACGATGAAGGAAGGTGGATATGAGTGA
- the fliL gene encoding flagellar basal body-associated protein FliL produces the protein MHATRHHARIHMASTTANPTADKPASSGKFKRIALIAVIALGAAAAAAGGMYVFLSKEGVGHASAPAEPAPLAAPVFFPLDPLTVNLQSDDGAQHYLRVGLSLKLTDPKAQEQLTARMPEIRSRILLALSNKHPEDLATPDGKRSLSKELRELIEQPTQPGNQRAKVDDVLFTEFVVQ, from the coding sequence ATGCATGCTACGAGACATCACGCACGCATTCACATGGCCTCCACGACCGCAAACCCGACCGCCGACAAGCCGGCTTCGTCCGGCAAGTTCAAGCGCATCGCGCTCATCGCCGTCATCGCGCTGGGCGCGGCCGCCGCCGCTGCCGGCGGCATGTACGTGTTCCTGAGCAAGGAAGGCGTCGGCCATGCGAGCGCGCCCGCCGAGCCGGCGCCGCTTGCCGCGCCGGTGTTCTTCCCGCTCGACCCGCTCACCGTGAACCTGCAGTCGGACGACGGCGCGCAGCATTACCTGCGCGTCGGCCTGTCGCTGAAGCTCACCGACCCGAAGGCGCAGGAGCAACTGACCGCGCGGATGCCGGAGATCCGCAGCCGGATCCTGCTCGCGCTGTCGAACAAGCATCCCGAGGATCTCGCGACGCCGGACGGCAAACGTTCGCTCTCGAAGGAACTGCGGGAACTGATCGAGCAGCCGACGCAGCCGGGCAACCAGCGCGCGAAGGTCGACGACGTGTTGTTTACCGAATTCGTCGTCCAGTAA
- a CDS encoding LrgB family protein: MPALLSNLSADRVNTAISFGCFVLTVVLYFVSKRLYAYRKTLLFSPLVFVPGVLVLLVLLTGIPYSVYFRDTRWLMWLLGPATIAFAVPIYEYRDLIRRHWLSLSVGVAVGIGAGVCGSLLLAKLLHLSPELQRSLMTRSVSTPFALAVSDKIHAPKDLTALFVIATGICGMLLGEIVLALVPMRTRLARGALFGAAAHGVGTAKAREIGSEEGVVSSLTMMIAGVAMVLIAPLLTLLPI, translated from the coding sequence ATGCCTGCCCTGCTGTCGAACCTGTCCGCCGACCGGGTGAATACCGCGATCTCGTTCGGCTGCTTCGTGCTGACGGTCGTGCTGTATTTCGTGTCGAAGCGGCTCTACGCGTACAGGAAGACGCTGCTGTTCTCGCCGCTCGTGTTCGTACCGGGCGTGCTGGTGCTGCTCGTCCTGCTGACCGGCATCCCGTATTCGGTCTACTTCCGCGACACGCGCTGGCTGATGTGGCTGCTCGGCCCGGCGACGATCGCGTTCGCGGTGCCGATCTATGAATATCGCGACCTGATCCGCCGGCACTGGCTGTCGTTGTCGGTCGGCGTCGCGGTCGGGATCGGCGCGGGCGTGTGCGGGTCGCTGCTGCTCGCGAAGCTGCTGCACCTGTCGCCCGAGCTGCAGCGCTCGCTGATGACGCGCTCGGTGTCGACGCCGTTCGCGCTCGCCGTGTCGGACAAGATCCACGCGCCGAAGGACCTCACGGCCCTGTTCGTGATCGCGACCGGCATCTGCGGGATGCTGCTCGGCGAGATCGTGCTCGCGCTCGTGCCGATGCGCACGCGGCTCGCACGCGGTGCGCTGTTCGGCGCGGCTGCCCACGGCGTGGGCACCGCGAAGGCGCGCGAGATCGGCAGCGAGGAAGGTGTCGTGTCGAGCCTGACGATGATGATCGCCGGCGTCGCGATGGTGCTGATCGCGCCGCTGCTGACGCTGCTGCCGATCTGA
- a CDS encoding CidA/LrgA family protein, translating into MTKPTATAAARPAASGSMTRTGRIALQAAALGVLWLAVDWAVRAVGLPIPSGVIGLAVLLVLLFSGRVAPAWVKDGANWLLSDMLLFFVPAAVAAVQYGGLFREDGWRIALVMLAGTAFVMVAVAVAVDLAAKLERRLAAQRVFAERRRARLSAVTAH; encoded by the coding sequence ATGACCAAGCCGACCGCTACTGCCGCCGCCCGCCCCGCCGCTTCGGGCAGCATGACGCGCACGGGCCGGATCGCGCTGCAAGCCGCCGCGCTCGGCGTGCTGTGGCTGGCGGTCGACTGGGCCGTGCGGGCGGTCGGGTTGCCGATTCCGTCCGGCGTGATCGGCCTCGCGGTGCTCCTCGTGCTGCTGTTCTCGGGCCGCGTCGCGCCCGCGTGGGTGAAGGACGGCGCGAACTGGCTGCTGTCCGACATGCTGCTGTTCTTCGTGCCGGCCGCCGTCGCGGCCGTCCAGTACGGCGGGCTGTTTCGCGAGGACGGCTGGCGCATCGCGCTGGTGATGCTCGCGGGCACCGCGTTCGTGATGGTCGCGGTGGCCGTCGCGGTCGACCTCGCCGCGAAGCTCGAACGCCGGCTCGCCGCTCAGCGCGTGTTCGCCGAACGCCGCCGTGCGCGCCTGAGCGCCGTGACCGCCCACTGA